Proteins encoded together in one Ipomoea triloba cultivar NCNSP0323 chromosome 4, ASM357664v1 window:
- the LOC116016825 gene encoding uncharacterized protein LOC116016825 isoform X2, with protein sequence MSLVDYASSDEEEDAELQEPLSEQNEQKEVKAAASQSPAATREVPPPSRIENKQAEPPSKKQTLEFSHPSQPSELKLPDASFLLNSPSMPANLDRASDHSSRVAAAMAENATKKRDLSGPASSSYPRSKVPKGPLPHMKNFPDTVGGNLLPPQLAGR encoded by the exons ATGTCGCTAGTGGATTATGCATCTtctgatgaagaagaagatgcgGAGCTACAAGAACCATTGAGTGAACAAAACGAGCAAAAAGAAGTGAAAGCAGCCGCCTCACAATCCCCAGCTGCTACAAGAGAGGTCCCACCCCCTTCTCGGATCGAGAACAA ACAAGCAGAGCCGCCTTCAAAGAAGCAAACATTGGAATTCTCCCATCCATCGCAACCATCTGAGTTGAAACTTCCCGATGCTTCATTCCTCTTGAATTCGCCTTCAATGCCAGCTAATCTTGATCGTGCATCTGACCATTCATCCCGGGTGGCGGCAGCCATGGCTGAAAACGCAACAAAGAAGAGAGACTTAAGTGGACCAGCATCCAGCAGCTATCCACGCAGTAAAGTCCCAAAAGGTCCATTGCCCCATATGAAGAATTTTCCTGACACTGTAGGTGGTAATCTACTTCCACCTCAACTTGCTGGAAG ATAA
- the LOC116016917 gene encoding probable glycerol-3-phosphate dehydrogenase [NAD(+)] 1, cytosolic, with protein sequence MMVGASEGESNRVYLNGSVSIEEKVDELRLLFGKADGDPLRIVGVGAGAWGSVFIAMLQDAYGGLREKVQIRIWRRAGRAVDRATAEHLFEVINSRESVLRRLIRRCAYLKYVEARLGDRTLYADEILKDGFCLNMIDTPLCPLKVVTNLQEAVWDADIVINGLPSTETQVVFQEISRYWKERITIPVIISLAKGIEAELEPEPRLVTPTQMINRATGVPIENILYLGGPNIASEIYNREYANARICGAEKWRKAMAKFLRQPHFIVWDNGDLVTHEVMGGLKNVYAIGAGMVAALTNESATSKSVYFAHCTSEMIFITHLLTEEPEKLAGPLLADTYVTLLKGRNAWYGQKLAKGELSLEMGDSIKGKGMIQGVSAVKAFYELLSQSSLNLYDPGENKHVVAVELCPILKTLYKILIVREASTEAILQALRDETMNDPRDRIEIAQSHAFYRPALLGK encoded by the exons ATGATGGTTGGAGCTTCTGAAGGAGAAAGCAATCGCGTGTACTTGAATGGGTCTGTTTCTATTGAAGAAAAGGTCGATGAGCTTCGGCTTTTATTTGGGAAAGCAGATGGTGATCCCTTGAGAATTGTAGGTGTAGGGGCCGGGGCGTGGGGTAGTGTTTTTATAGCAATGCTGCAAGATGCATATGGCGGGCTTAGAGAGAAGGTTCAAATTAGGATATGGCGTAGAGCTGGAAGAGCCGTTGATAGAGCTACAGCTGAGCATCTATTCGAGGTGATCAATTCAAGGGAAAGTGTATTAAGGAGGCTAATAAGACGGTGTGCATACTTGAAGTATGTAGAGGCGAGATTAGGTGATAGAACATTATATGCAGATGAGATTTTGAAGGATGGATTTTGCTTGAATATGATTGACACACCGCTTTGCCCTTTAAAGGTTGTCACCAACTTGCAGGAGGCCGTGTGGGATGCTGATATTGTCATCAATGGGTTGCCATCAACTGAAACTCAAGTGGTGTTTCAAGAAATTAGTCGGTATTGGAAGGAAAGAATCACTATTCCTGTCATTATATCTTTAGCAAAGGGGATAGAAGCTGAATTAGAGCCTGAACCTCGGCTAGTTACCCCCACTCAGATGATCAATCGAGCAA CTGGAGTTCCTATAGAGAACATCCTGTATCTTGGGGGACCTAATATTGCATCTGAAATTTACAACAGAGAATATGCTAATGCTCGTATATGTGGAGCTGAGAAATGGAGAAAAGCAATGGCAAAATTTTTGAGACAGCCACACTTTATTGTGTGGGACAATGGTGACCTAGTGACGCATGAGGTTATGGGTGGTTTGAAGAATGTGTATGCCATTGGAGCTG GTATGGTAGCAGCTCTCACGAATGAGAGTGCCACAAGCAAGTCAGTATACTTTGCACATTGTACATCTGAGATGATATTTATTACTCATCTTTTGACGGAAGAACCAGAGAAACTTGCGGGCCCTCTCTTGGCCGACACATACGTGACCCTGCTGAAAGGTCGTAATGCATGGTATGGCCAAAAGTTGGCTAAAGGAGAATTAAGTCTTGAAATGGGCGATAGCATCAAGGGGAAAGGGATGATACAG GGAGTTTCGGCAGTGAAAGCCTTCTATGAGTTGCTCAGTCAATCAAGTTTAAACCTTTATGATCCGGGTGAAAACAAGCATGTTGTAGCAGTCGAACTTTGCCCCATCTTAAAGACGTTATATAAAATTCTAATAGTGAG AGAGGCGTCAACCGAGGCTATTCTTCAGGCGCTGAGAGACGAAACTATGAATGACCCCCGGGATCGTATTGAGATTGCACAAAGCCATGCCTTCTACAGACCTGCATTACTTGGGAAGTAG
- the LOC116016825 gene encoding uncharacterized protein LOC116016825 isoform X1: MSLVDYASSDEEEDAELQEPLSEQNEQKEVKAAASQSPAATREVPPPSRIENKQAEPPSKKQTLEFSHPSQPSELKLPDASFLLNSPSMPANLDRASDHSSRVAAAMAENATKKRDLSGPASSSYPRSKVPKGPLPHMKNFPDTVGGNLLPPQLAGRSNVVTEDISKLFVRKQANSSS, encoded by the exons ATGTCGCTAGTGGATTATGCATCTtctgatgaagaagaagatgcgGAGCTACAAGAACCATTGAGTGAACAAAACGAGCAAAAAGAAGTGAAAGCAGCCGCCTCACAATCCCCAGCTGCTACAAGAGAGGTCCCACCCCCTTCTCGGATCGAGAACAA ACAAGCAGAGCCGCCTTCAAAGAAGCAAACATTGGAATTCTCCCATCCATCGCAACCATCTGAGTTGAAACTTCCCGATGCTTCATTCCTCTTGAATTCGCCTTCAATGCCAGCTAATCTTGATCGTGCATCTGACCATTCATCCCGGGTGGCGGCAGCCATGGCTGAAAACGCAACAAAGAAGAGAGACTTAAGTGGACCAGCATCCAGCAGCTATCCACGCAGTAAAGTCCCAAAAGGTCCATTGCCCCATATGAAGAATTTTCCTGACACTGTAGGTGGTAATCTACTTCCACCTCAACTTGCTGGAAG GAGCAATGTCGTCACAGAAGACATAAGCAAGCTGTTTGTAAGAAAGCAAGCCAACTCTTCATCTTAG
- the LOC116017596 gene encoding cytokinin dehydrogenase 6-like encodes MGYPSTSLFFIRSFTIILLSSCIIIDFDLCFSTVPSSSSSSSLEALRLEGHFTFENNEFAARDFGNRYHFHPLAVLHPKSVADIAETIKHVWRMGPGSGLTVTARGHGHSLQGQSQSQQGIIISMEALGGRELRVHTAGESPFVDVCAGELWITVLHETLKHGLAPKSWTDYLHITVGGTLSNAGISGQAFRHGPQISNVHQLEVVTGKGEVVNCSKEQNADLFHGVLGGLGQFGIITKARISLEPAPKMVKWIRVLYSDFFAFTRDQEKLISAEKTFDYIEGMVIKNRTGLLNNWRVSFDPQDPVHSKEFVSDGRTLYCLEVTKTFNPENSDTITQEIEGMLSQLSYIPSTLFMSEVSYVEFLDRVHTSEIILREKGLWDLPHPWLNLLIPRSKIHSFASHVFGNILTDTNNGPVLIYPVNKSKWDNRTSAVLPEEDVFYQVAFLYHANPTSNGTDGLEHILTQNQKILDFCEAAHLGVKQYLPHYVTQEQWRAHFGPRRWEAFVQRKSAYDPLSILAPGHRIFQKEISSS; translated from the exons atgGGATACCCATCCACCAGTCTTTTCTTCATAAGAAGCTTCACAATAATCTTGTTATCAAGCTGCATAATCATTGATTTTGATCTCTGCTTCTCCACtgtcccttcttcttcttcttcttcttccctcgAGGCGCTTCGCCTCGAGGGCCATTTCACCTTCGAAAACAACGAGTTTGCGGCCCGGGATTTTGGGAACAGGTACCATTTCCACCCTCTGGCAGTGCTGCACCCAAAGTCTGTTGCAGATATTGCCGAGACAATCAAGCATGTGTGGCGAATGGGGCCCGGCTCCGGCCTCACTGTCACGGCCCGGGGCCACGGCCATTCCCTCCAGGGCCAATCGCAGTCCCAGCAAGGCATCATAATAAGCATGGAGGCCCTGGGCGGGCGCGAGCTTCGTGTTCACACTGCAGGAGAGTCCCCCTTTGTTGATGTCTGTGCTGGGGAGCTATGGATAACTGTGTTGCATGAGACTCTGAAACATGGATTGGCCCCCAAATCCTGGACGGATTACCTGCATATCACCGTGGGTGGCACCTTGTCTAATGCCGGGATTAGCGGTCAGGCATTCCGGCATGGCCCTCAGATCAGCAATGTTCATCAGCTCGAGGTTGTCACAG GAAAAGGGGAAGTGGTGAATTGTTCAAAAGAGCAGAATGCAGACCTCTTCCATGGAGTTCTGGGAGGGCTTGGGCAGTTTGGGATCATAACTAAAGCAAGAATCTCATTAGAGCCTGCACCAAAGATG GtgaagtggattcgggttctctATTCGGATTTCTTCGCCTTCACTCGGGACCAGGAGAAGCTGATATCTGCAGAAAAGACATTTGATTACATAGAAGGAATGGTGATCAAGAACAGGACAGGTCTGCTGAACAACTGGAGGGTCTCCTTTGATCCACAGGACCCAGTTCATTCCAAAGAATTTGTATCAGATGGAAGAACACTTTATTGCCTTGAAGTAACCAAAACCTTCAATCCTGAAAACTCAGATACAATAACCCAG GAAATTGAGGGCATGTTATCCCAATTAAGCTACATACCATCAACTCTCTTCATGTCAGAAGTTTCTTATGTAGAATTCTTGGACAGAGTTCATACATCAGAGATAATATTGAGAGAAAAAGGATTATGGGATCTCCCACACCCATGGCTCAACCTTCTCATTCCCAGAAGCAAAATACACTCTTTTGCTTCACATGTTTTTGGCAACATTCTAACAGACACAAACAATGGCCCTGTTCTTATCTACCCAGTGAACAAGTCAAA GTGGGACAACAGAACCTCAGCTGTTCTCCCAGAAGAGGATGTTTTTTACCAGGTTGCATTCCTTTACCATGCAAATCCCACTTCCAATGGAACTGATGGCTTAGAACACATATTAACCCAAAACCAAAAGATTCTGGATTTCTGTGAGGCTGCCCATCTTGGAGTGAAGCAATATTTACCTCATTATGTGACACAGGAACAGTGGCGGGCGCATTTTGGTCCGAGGCGCTGGGAAGCCTTTGTACAGAGAAAATCAGCTTATGACCCTTTATCTATTCTTGCTCCTGGTCACAGGATTTTCCAGAAGGAAATATCTAGTTCATAA
- the LOC116016824 gene encoding calcium-transporting ATPase 4, plasma membrane-type-like produces the protein MKLYGLEKMRILLYVQKAALHFIDAASQMDQPSISDEMRQAGFQIDPEELAAIVRSHDSKRLGFHGGVGGLERKLSVSLENGVPSSEITRRQKLFGLNRFVEKPSRPFWMYVWEALQDLTLLILMVCAVVSIGIGIATEGWPKGMYDGVGIILCIFLVVLVTAVSDYRQSLQFKDLDKEKKNIKIHVTRNGGREKVSIYDLVVGDIVHLSIGDQVPADGLFISGYSLWIDESSLSGESEPVSIDERNPFLLSGTKVQDGSGKMLVTAVGMRTEWGRLMVTLCETEEDETPLQVKLNGVATIIGKIGLAFAILTFVVLTGRYLAVKASLGEIMEWDANDALRLMNFFAIAVTILVVAVPEGLPLAVTLSLAFAMKKLMSDRALVRHLSACETMGSVTCICTDKTGTLTTNHMVLTKMWISGETKAINQITDPRNTLKSSISEKTHTVLLHSIFQNTSAEVVKDKDGKNNILGSPTEMALLEFGLILEGDFQSRSRGTKIVKVEPFNSTKKKMSVLVALPGGGHRAFCKGASEIILSVCNKIINKEGQSIPLSDERRNAISNAINKFACEALRTLCLAFQDVEGYSPSSNIPENDYTLIALVGIKDPVRPGVKEAVQTCLAAGIKVRMVTGDNINTAKAIAKECGILTNDGIAIEGPDFRDKTPEEMKDMMPKLQVMARSLPLDKHKLVTMLRRDFQEVVSVTGDGTNDAPALHEADIGLAMGIAGTEVAKENADVVIMDDNFSTILNVAKWGRSVYINIQKFVQFQLTVNVVALIINFISACVTGSAPLTAVQLLWVNMIMDTLGALALATEPPTDELLKQPPIGRNVNFITRIMWRNIIGQSIYQMIILCVLQFRGKDLLNLDGPLATITLNTMIFNTFVFCQVFNEINSRDMERINVFSGMFSSGLFMGIIISTVAFQAVIVEFLGTFADTVPLSWNLWVASILMGAVSLIIGVLLKCIPVPPSNDSETIKNHDDYEQIPSGPDQA, from the exons ATGAAGCTATACGGACTT GAAAAGATGCGAATACTTCTGTATGTGCAGAAGGCTGCATTGCACTTTATTGATG CGGCCAGTCAGATGGATCAGCCAAGTATTTCAGACGAGATGAGGCAGGCTGGTTTCCAAATTGATCCGGAGGAGCTTGCTGCCATTGTTCGTTCCCATGATTCCAAGCGCTTGGGGTTCCACGGGGGAGTGGGAGGTTTGGAGCGAAAGCTGTCGGTCTCTCTTGAGAATGGTGTGCCCTCGAGTGAGATTACGCGAAGGCAAAAGCTCTTTGGCTTGAATAGATTTGTTGAGAAACCTTCCAGGCCTTTCTGGATGTATGTGTGGGAGGCTCTTCAGGATCTAACCCTGCTTATCCTCATGGTTTGTGCTGTGGTCTCTATAGGTATTGGAATTGCCACGGAAGGGTGGCCAAAGGGCATGTATGATGGGGTGGGGATAATTCTCTGCATTTTCTTGGTGGTTCTAGTCACTGCAGTCAGTGACTACAGGCAGTCTTTGCAGTTCAAGGACCTggataaagagaagaaaaacatcAAGATTCATGTCACCAGAAATGGGGGCAGAGAAAAAGTTTCTATCTATGATTTAGTTGTTGGGGATATTGTTCACCTGTCTATTGGAGATCAAGTTCCCGCAGACGGGCTGTTCATATCGGGTTACAGCTTATGGATTGATGAATCCAGCTTGTCAGGGGAAAGCGAGCCGGTTAGCATTGATGAACGGAACCCCTTTCTTCTGTCAGGGACTAAAGTGCAAGACGGATCAGGCAAAATGCTCGTGACAGCAGTTGGAATGAGAACCGAGTGGGGAAGATTAATGGTTACCTTGTGTGAAACCGAAGAGGACGAGACACCATTGCAGGTGAAACTAAATGGTGTAGCCACTATTATTGGGAAAATCGGTCTGGCTTTTGCTATCTTGACATTCGTGGTGCTCACGGGCAGGTACTTGGCAGTAAAGGCAAGTCTTGGTGAAATCATGGAATGGGATGCAAATGATGCGTTGCGCCTCATGAATTTCTTCGCCATTGCTGTAACTATACTAGTTGTTGCTGTTCCAGAAGGGTTGCCATTAGCAGTGACACTAAGTCTGGCATTTGCAATGAAGAAACTAATGAGCGACAGGGCTTTAGTCAGGCATCTGTCTGCCTGTGAGACAATGGGTTCTGTTACTTGCATCTGCACAGATAAAACAGGAACATTGACTACAAACCACATGGTGCTAACCAAGATGTGGATATCGGGAGAAACCAAGGCAATAAATCAAATCACTGACCctagaaacacattgaagtctTCAATATCAGAGAAGACGCATACAGTTCTCTTGCATTCCATATTTCAAAACACGAGTGCTGAAGTTGTCAAGGATAAAGATGGGAAGAACAACATACTCGGTTCTCCAACAGAGATGGCATTGTTAGAGTTTGGGTTGATACTTGAAGGTGATTTCCAATCAAGATCCCGGGGAACCAAAATTGTAAAAGTCGAACCTTTCAACTCAACTAAGAAGAAAATGTCTGTTCTTGTGGCTCTTCCAGGAGGTGGCCATAGAGCATTCTGTAAGGGCGCATCAGAAATCATCTTAAGTGTTTGCAACAAAATTATTAACAAGGAAGGGCAGTCCATACCTCTATCTGATGAACGTAGAAACGCTATCTCCAATGCTATAAATAAATTTGCTTGTGAAGCTCTGAGAACACTTTGCCTGGCTTTTCAAGATGTAGAAGGCTATTCTCCTAGCAGTAATATTCCAGAAAACGACTATACACTCATAGCTCTTGTTGGAATCAAAGATCCAGTTCGGCCTGGTGTGAAAGAAGCTGTTCAAACTTGTTTAGCTGCAGGAATTAAAGTGAGAATGGTTACCGGTGATAACATCAACACTGCCAAGGCCATAGCAAAAGAATGTGGCATACTGACTAATGATGGTATAGCCATTGAAGGCCCAGATTTTCGTGACAAAACCCCTGAGGAAATGAAGGATATGATGCCAAAGTTGCAGGTGATGGCACGATCTTTACCTTTGGACAAACACAAATTAGTTACCATGTTGAGAAGGGATTTCCAGGAAGTGGTGTCAGTGACTGGTGATGGGACTAATGATGCTCCCGCTTTGCATGAGGCTGATATCGGATTAGCTATGGGCATAGCAGGAACAGAG GTTGCCAAAGAAAATGCTGATGTTGTGATAATGGATGACAATTTTTCAACTATATTGAACGTGGCAAAATGGGGCCGCTCAGTTTACATTAACATCCAAAAGTTTGTTCAGTTCCAGCTGACAGTGAACGTCGTTGCCCTCATTATAAACTTCATTTCTGCCTGTGTTACAG GCTCTGCACCCCTTACTGCTGTTCAGCTCCTTTGGGTGAATATGATCATGGACACTCTAGGCGCTTTAGCACTCGCAACAGAGCCTCCCACTGATGAACTATTGAAGCAGCCACCTATTGGAAGGAATGTTAACTTCATTACAAGGATCATGTGGAGGAACATCATAGGCCAAAGCATCTACCAAATGATAATCCTTTGTGTACTCCAGTTTCGTGGGAAGGATCTCTTAAACCTTGACGGTCCACTTGCTACTATAACTCTAAACACCATGATCTTCAACACCTTTGTGTTCTGCCAG GTATTCAATGAAATAAACAGCAGGGACATGGAGAGAATAAATGTTTTCAGTGGCATGTTTAGCAGTGGGTTATTCATGGGAATCATAATCTCCACAGTGGCTTTTCAGGCAGTGATAGTGGAATTCTTGGGGACATTTGCAGATACAGTGCCATTGAGTTGGAACCTGTGGGTAGCCAGCATCTTGATGGGGGCTGTAAGCTTGATCATTGGAGTTCTCCTGAAATGCATCCCCGTTCCACCATCCAATGACTCTGAAACAATCAAGAACCATGACGATTATGAGCAGATCCCATCGGGACCTGACCAGGCATGA